Proteins encoded together in one Macadamia integrifolia cultivar HAES 741 chromosome 8, SCU_Mint_v3, whole genome shotgun sequence window:
- the LOC122086742 gene encoding uncharacterized protein LOC122086742 — MEQYGLDVVATNVMFHSTAKGVWDDLRETYSQEKNMTRIYDIYEKLFWFFQSEKSLSEYYNTFRGMVEKLNVFQPLTTDIDKLKAQRNEFFISKFLAGLNNDLKAVKSHLRCITSSTKPDQSSKDNSAFVANHGRCHSRWGGRGSTGRGSTGQSSVRTARHCTYCGKPNHTVETCWAKHGKSEWAT, encoded by the exons ATGGAACAATATGGTCTTGATGTAGTTGCTACCAATGTCATGTTCCATTCTACTGCAaagggagtatgggatgatttACGAGAAACCTACTCTCAGGAAAAGAACATGACACgaatttatgatatttatgagaaacTGTTTTGGTTTTTCCAGTCTGAAAAATCTCTTTCAGAGTATTACAATACATTCAGGGGAATGGTGGAAAAACTCAATGTTTTCCAGCCCTTGACCACTGATATTGACAAGCTGAAGGCTCAgcgtaatgaattttttatctcCAAGTTTTTGGCTGGCCTGAATAATGATCTGAAGGCTGTGAAGAGTCACTTGCGG TGTATCACCTCCTCCACCAAGCctgatcagtcttccaaagacaacTCTGCTTTTGTTGCTAACCATGGCCGCTGTCACAGTCGTTGGGGCGGACGTGGCTCTACTGGTAGGGGGTCTACTGGACAATCATCTGTTCGTACTGCTCGACATTGCACATATTGTGGGAAGCCTAATCATACAGTTGAGACTTGTTGGGCCAAGCATGGCAAGTCAGAATGGGCAACCTAG